Proteins encoded within one genomic window of Nonomuraea gerenzanensis:
- a CDS encoding helix-turn-helix transcriptional regulator, with protein sequence MRASRLLSLLLLLQTRGRMTAPELAAELEVSVRTVYRDVEALSAAGVPVYADRGPAGGYQLLDGYRTRLNGLTAEEASSLFLAGLPGPAAELGLAEVAANAELKLLAALPPEPRSHASRMRERFLLDVPGWYRSGDDVPHLSEVAEAVWDQRPLHMTYRRWGRQEVDRVIHPLGLVLKGGSWYLVAAPPDGTPRTYRVARILTLETLPGRFAPPEGFDLGEFWHRYAKEFRERMYTAEVVIKLAPGRSDLLAYTMGADVVGAALAAAEPDPEGWVTLTLPVESINHSRWLLLRMGADVEVLEPPELRALMAETAAELAKLYG encoded by the coding sequence ATGCGCGCCAGCCGCCTGCTCTCCCTGCTCCTGCTCCTTCAGACCCGAGGTCGCATGACCGCCCCCGAGCTCGCGGCCGAGCTGGAGGTGTCGGTACGCACCGTGTACCGCGACGTCGAGGCCCTGTCGGCGGCCGGCGTCCCGGTCTACGCCGATCGCGGTCCGGCGGGCGGCTACCAGCTCCTCGACGGCTACCGCACCCGGCTCAACGGGCTGACGGCCGAGGAGGCGTCCTCGCTCTTCCTGGCCGGGCTGCCGGGGCCGGCGGCCGAGCTGGGGCTGGCCGAGGTGGCGGCCAACGCCGAGCTGAAGCTGCTGGCCGCGCTGCCGCCGGAGCCGCGCTCGCACGCCTCCCGGATGCGCGAGCGGTTCCTGCTGGACGTGCCGGGCTGGTACCGGTCGGGCGACGACGTGCCGCATCTGAGCGAGGTCGCCGAGGCGGTGTGGGACCAGCGGCCCCTGCACATGACCTACCGGCGCTGGGGCCGGCAGGAGGTGGACCGCGTGATCCACCCCCTCGGGCTGGTGCTCAAGGGCGGCTCCTGGTACCTCGTCGCGGCGCCGCCGGACGGGACGCCGCGTACGTACCGGGTGGCGCGGATCCTCACGCTGGAGACGCTGCCGGGGCGGTTCGCGCCGCCCGAGGGGTTCGACCTGGGCGAGTTCTGGCACCGGTACGCCAAGGAGTTCCGCGAGCGGATGTACACCGCCGAGGTGGTCATCAAGCTGGCACCCGGGCGGAGCGACCTGCTCGCGTACACCATGGGCGCCGACGTCGTGGGGGCCGCGCTGGCCGCCGCAGAGCCCGACCCCGAGGGGTGGGTGACGCTGACCCTGCCGGTCGAGTCGATCAACCACTCGCGCTGGCTGCTGCTGCGCATGGGCGCCGACGTGGAGGTGCTGGAGCCGCCGGAGCTGCGCGCCCTGATGGCCGAGACGGCCGCCGAGCTCGCCAAGCTCTACGGCTGA
- a CDS encoding LysE family translocator gives MYLLAFIGACVLVAMVPGVSTAIILRQTLRAGRGSGLAATLGNETGILLWGLAAAFGLSALLVASQVAYDIMRVTGAVLLLAMGAQALWQARRSAPPEPEGQVIAGWRGPYLAGVGTCLANPKAAVFAMSFLPQFVPAGQNVPLTLVTLAVVWVLVDLLWYGLLIWAVDRAKSWLGRPGVKRRLEQISGVVLVGLGVRMVVESR, from the coding sequence ATGTATCTTCTCGCTTTCATCGGCGCGTGCGTCCTGGTCGCCATGGTGCCCGGCGTCAGCACCGCGATCATCCTGCGCCAGACCCTGCGCGCCGGCCGGGGCTCCGGGCTGGCCGCCACGCTCGGCAACGAGACCGGCATCCTGCTGTGGGGGCTGGCCGCCGCGTTCGGCCTGTCGGCCCTGCTGGTCGCCTCGCAGGTGGCCTACGACATCATGCGCGTGACCGGCGCGGTGCTGCTGCTCGCGATGGGCGCGCAGGCGCTGTGGCAGGCCCGCCGGAGTGCGCCGCCCGAGCCCGAGGGGCAGGTGATCGCCGGCTGGCGCGGGCCGTACCTGGCCGGGGTGGGCACCTGCCTGGCCAACCCGAAGGCGGCGGTGTTCGCGATGTCGTTCCTGCCGCAGTTCGTGCCCGCCGGGCAGAACGTGCCGCTGACGCTCGTGACGCTGGCCGTCGTGTGGGTGCTGGTCGATCTGCTCTGGTACGGGCTGCTCATCTGGGCCGTCGACCGGGCCAAGTCCTGGCTGGGCCGGCCGGGCGTCAAGCGGCGGCTGGAGCAGATCTCCGGCGTGGTCCTCGTCGGGCTGGGCGTGCGGATGGTGGTGGAGTCGCGCTGA
- a CDS encoding MerR family transcriptional regulator, which yields MRIGELARRAGVSVRALRYYEEQKLLVPARSANGYRDYDEQAVAVVGRIRLLYAAGLASAAVAELLPAACGDARGVTVPGELTGELEQARARLVGEIRQRQASLDVLERLLASACYADARSSG from the coding sequence ATGCGCATCGGTGAGCTGGCGCGGCGGGCCGGGGTGAGCGTCCGGGCACTGCGCTACTACGAGGAGCAGAAGCTGCTGGTCCCCGCGCGGTCCGCGAACGGCTACCGCGACTACGACGAGCAGGCCGTCGCCGTCGTGGGCCGGATCCGCCTGCTGTACGCGGCGGGCCTGGCCAGCGCGGCCGTCGCCGAGCTGCTGCCCGCAGCCTGCGGCGACGCCCGGGGCGTCACGGTGCCGGGGGAGCTGACGGGGGAGCTGGAGCAGGCGCGGGCGCGGCTGGTCGGCGAGATCCGGCAGCGGCAGGCCTCGCTCGACGTGCTCGAACGGCTGCTGGCGAGCGCCTGCTACGCCGACGCCCGCAGTTCCGGCTAG
- a CDS encoding MFS transporter — MSRERVAVCLLFFLSGTAIGTWTARIPAIKERLGLGDGQLSLALLAVAAGAVIGMTAVGRLVDRYGSGRAVIPAALAQGAVLVPPAYAPDLVTLSVTLLVFGIVHGILDVAMNANAVEVERAHGRPIMSSFHAVYSVGGFAGATAGGLFAHGGLSAAVTFWAVGAVIAVLAAWAARWALRSEPARESLTRGGAGRPRGIVFLGVLAFCCLVGEGAAADWSSVYLREDLAASPGLAAAGYAAFSLMMTAGRLAGDRLAARLGPVTLVRWCGLLAAAGLGLALLGGHQVAGVVGFGCFGAGLSCIVPQVFSAAGHRDPAFAGRALARVASIGYLGMLSGPVFIGGVAELTGLPRALAIPALLAAFVALTATALRVRVKETAG; from the coding sequence GTGAGCCGCGAGCGGGTGGCCGTCTGCCTGCTGTTCTTCCTGTCGGGCACGGCCATCGGCACGTGGACGGCCCGCATCCCCGCCATCAAGGAGCGGCTGGGCCTCGGCGACGGTCAGCTCAGCCTCGCGCTGCTCGCCGTGGCGGCCGGGGCGGTCATCGGCATGACGGCCGTCGGCCGCCTGGTGGACCGGTACGGCAGCGGCCGGGCCGTGATCCCGGCGGCCCTGGCCCAGGGTGCGGTGCTGGTGCCGCCCGCGTACGCGCCGGACCTGGTCACGCTGTCGGTGACGCTGCTGGTGTTCGGGATCGTGCACGGGATCCTCGACGTGGCCATGAACGCCAACGCCGTCGAGGTGGAGCGGGCCCACGGGCGGCCGATCATGTCGTCGTTCCACGCCGTCTACAGCGTGGGCGGCTTCGCGGGGGCCACGGCCGGCGGGCTGTTCGCGCACGGCGGCCTGTCGGCGGCGGTCACGTTCTGGGCGGTGGGGGCGGTGATCGCGGTGCTGGCCGCGTGGGCGGCGCGCTGGGCGCTGCGGTCCGAGCCCGCGCGGGAGAGCCTCACGCGGGGCGGAGCGGGACGGCCTCGGGGGATCGTGTTCCTGGGGGTGCTGGCCTTCTGCTGCCTGGTGGGCGAGGGGGCCGCGGCCGACTGGAGCTCGGTCTACCTGCGCGAGGACCTCGCGGCCTCGCCGGGCCTCGCCGCCGCCGGGTACGCGGCCTTCTCCCTCATGATGACGGCGGGGCGGCTGGCCGGGGACCGGCTCGCCGCCCGCCTCGGGCCCGTCACGCTGGTGCGCTGGTGCGGGCTCCTGGCTGCGGCGGGGCTCGGCTTGGCGCTGCTGGGCGGGCACCAGGTGGCCGGGGTGGTCGGGTTCGGGTGCTTCGGGGCGGGGCTGTCGTGCATCGTGCCGCAGGTGTTCTCGGCCGCGGGGCATCGGGATCCCGCGTTCGCGGGGCGGGCGTTGGCCCGGGTGGCCTCGATCGGGTATCTGGGGATGTTGTCGGGGCCGGTGTTCATCGGGGGTGTGGCCGAGCTGACCGGGTTGCCGCGTGCGCTGGCCATACCGGCGCTGCTGGCCGCGTTCGTCGCCCTCACGGCCACGGCGCTGCGCGTCCGCGTCAAGGAGACGGCGGGGTAG
- a CDS encoding class I SAM-dependent methyltransferase has protein sequence MTTGQRSQAFGGGRFLREFIRSPLRTAAVLPSSASLAAQMTVGVPERGEPVVVELGAGTGAFTAALQRRLGGRGRHVVVELNDRFAAGLSRAHPGVEVVCDDAVHLPRLLAGLGVGPVDVVVSGLPWIAYAGRPPLVESVAGVLSPAGVYTQFAYTWTRWAAPARRLAGDLRSAFEEVVTSTTVWRNVPPAVVYVARRPRVRAAAGDVTGSPRPAVP, from the coding sequence GTGACGACCGGCCAGCGGAGCCAGGCCTTCGGCGGCGGCCGGTTCCTGCGGGAGTTCATCAGGTCGCCGCTGCGCACGGCGGCGGTGCTGCCCAGCTCGGCGAGCCTGGCGGCGCAGATGACGGTGGGCGTCCCCGAGCGCGGCGAGCCGGTGGTGGTCGAGCTGGGCGCGGGGACGGGCGCCTTCACCGCCGCCCTGCAGCGGCGGCTGGGCGGCCGGGGCAGGCACGTCGTGGTCGAGCTGAACGACAGGTTCGCCGCCGGGCTCTCGCGCGCCCACCCCGGTGTGGAGGTGGTCTGCGACGACGCCGTGCACCTGCCGCGGCTGCTCGCCGGGCTGGGCGTCGGGCCGGTGGACGTCGTGGTCAGCGGCCTGCCGTGGATCGCCTACGCCGGCCGGCCGCCGCTGGTCGAGTCGGTGGCCGGGGTCCTGTCGCCCGCCGGGGTCTACACGCAGTTCGCCTACACCTGGACGCGCTGGGCCGCCCCGGCCAGGCGGCTGGCCGGGGACCTGCGATCGGCGTTCGAGGAGGTCGTGACGAGCACGACGGTCTGGCGCAACGTACCGCCCGCGGTCGTGTACGTGGCTCGCCGGCCCCGGGTGCGGGCGGCGGCCGGGGACGTCACCGGCTCGCCGCGTCCCGCCGTTCCGTGA
- a CDS encoding maleylpyruvate isomerase family mycothiol-dependent enzyme has protein sequence MSIFGPVIDVRPLFPRERQALLGLLRDLAPADWSRATVCPGWDVHDVVSHVLNDYMRRLSGARDGHSGAVFADDETLPAYLARTNEEFVRAGRQLSARLQIELLEHLGPQLDAVWAAHDLEAPAGLNVSWAATDVVSPCWLDVGREYTEFWVHQQQVRDAVARPGATEPELMAPVLAVFAQALPFTLRAHDRPEGTAVVLEVRGPAGGRWSAAWRAGRWRMAEPHGRPAASVSMDQDTFWRLASRGIGVEEARARAEVSGDPELTAAMTTLLAVVA, from the coding sequence ATGTCGATCTTCGGCCCGGTCATCGATGTCAGGCCCCTGTTCCCGCGCGAGCGGCAGGCGTTGCTCGGCCTGCTGCGCGACCTGGCGCCGGCCGACTGGTCCAGGGCGACGGTCTGCCCCGGCTGGGACGTGCACGACGTCGTCTCGCACGTGCTCAACGACTACATGCGGCGCCTGTCCGGTGCCCGCGACGGGCATTCCGGCGCCGTCTTCGCCGACGACGAGACGCTGCCCGCCTACCTCGCCCGTACCAACGAGGAGTTCGTCAGGGCGGGCCGCCAGCTCAGCGCGCGCCTGCAGATCGAGCTGCTGGAGCACCTGGGGCCGCAGCTCGACGCGGTCTGGGCGGCCCACGACCTGGAGGCGCCCGCCGGGCTGAACGTGTCCTGGGCGGCCACCGACGTCGTCAGCCCCTGCTGGCTCGACGTCGGCCGCGAGTACACCGAGTTCTGGGTCCATCAGCAGCAGGTACGCGACGCGGTTGCCCGGCCTGGGGCGACGGAGCCCGAGCTGATGGCGCCGGTGCTCGCCGTCTTCGCCCAGGCCCTGCCCTTCACCCTGCGGGCGCACGACCGTCCCGAGGGCACGGCGGTCGTCCTGGAGGTGCGCGGGCCGGCCGGTGGGCGGTGGAGCGCGGCGTGGCGGGCGGGCCGGTGGCGGATGGCCGAGCCTCATGGCCGGCCCGCAGCGTCCGTCTCGATGGATCAGGACACGTTCTGGCGGCTGGCGTCCAGGGGCATCGGCGTCGAGGAGGCGCGGGCGCGGGCCGAGGTGAGCGGCGATCCGGAGCTCACCGCGGCCATGACGACCCTGCTGGCCGTCGTCGCCTGA
- a CDS encoding sulfite exporter TauE/SafE family protein — MPLDQILVLLVAAAGAGWVDAVVGGGGLLQLPAILMTGMPTVEAMATNKFSSVFGTTSAAVAYARSTKVDRQVAIPGAALAVLCAGLGAWAAASISAEVLRPAVMVVLLAVAAFVTLRPALGAVPVPHLRTRPRVLAAVAAAGVVIAFYDGIMGPGTGTFLIIAFTTILGLDFVSASASAKIINIGTNVGALMVFGAQGHVNWALGLGMAVCNVAGAQFGARTALKRGASFVRIVLLCVVIAMVIRLGWQHFAG; from the coding sequence GTGCCGCTGGATCAGATCCTCGTGTTGCTGGTCGCGGCGGCAGGAGCGGGCTGGGTGGACGCCGTCGTGGGCGGCGGCGGGCTGCTGCAACTGCCCGCCATCCTCATGACCGGCATGCCGACGGTCGAGGCGATGGCCACCAACAAGTTCTCCTCGGTGTTCGGCACCACCTCCGCCGCCGTCGCCTACGCCCGTTCCACCAAGGTGGACCGGCAGGTGGCGATCCCCGGAGCGGCGCTGGCCGTGCTCTGCGCAGGGCTGGGCGCGTGGGCGGCGGCGTCCATCTCGGCCGAGGTGCTGCGGCCGGCCGTCATGGTGGTGCTGCTGGCCGTGGCCGCCTTCGTGACGCTGCGGCCGGCGCTGGGCGCCGTGCCCGTGCCGCACCTGCGTACCCGGCCCCGGGTGCTCGCGGCGGTGGCGGCGGCGGGCGTGGTGATCGCCTTCTACGACGGGATCATGGGGCCGGGGACCGGGACGTTCCTCATCATCGCCTTCACCACCATCCTCGGGCTCGACTTCGTCTCCGCCTCCGCCTCGGCGAAGATCATCAACATCGGGACGAACGTCGGCGCGCTCATGGTGTTCGGCGCGCAGGGGCACGTGAACTGGGCGCTCGGGCTCGGCATGGCGGTGTGCAACGTGGCGGGCGCCCAGTTCGGCGCGCGGACGGCGCTGAAGCGGGGCGCCTCCTTCGTGCGCATCGTGCTGCTGTGCGTGGTGATCGCGATGGTCATCAGGCTGGGCTGGCAGCACTTCGCCGGCTAA
- a CDS encoding NmrA family NAD(P)-binding protein, translating into MEPTSVLVVGAGGAIGTALVDRLVPDHQAGRIRLVATARRPESARRLRERGIEVRHLDLDEAETGGLGAVLPVFDGAERVFLLTGYDVRMLAQSKAAVDAARAAGAAHVVHVGVNAAPDTTIVHFAWHQLVEAYLERSGLGHTHLRPSAFMQTLGLGVAEPGVLRHWVGDGRPSWVDVADIAAVAAAVLRDPAAHAGQAYELAAESASLHEVAALLGEVTGRPWRYEPAEPEEFYRRMTAAGGDPVYLACVRNVFERTRNGTLTDPPVTGHIEQVTGRPATTLRAFVQRHRELFDTGEALSRAR; encoded by the coding sequence ATGGAACCCACTTCCGTACTGGTCGTGGGCGCGGGCGGCGCCATCGGCACCGCGCTCGTCGACCGACTCGTCCCCGACCACCAGGCGGGCCGCATCCGGCTCGTCGCCACCGCCCGCCGCCCCGAGAGCGCCCGCAGGCTGCGCGAACGCGGGATCGAGGTGCGGCACCTGGACCTCGACGAGGCGGAGACCGGCGGGCTGGGCGCCGTCCTGCCGGTGTTCGACGGCGCCGAGCGGGTCTTCCTGCTCACCGGCTACGACGTCAGGATGCTCGCCCAGTCCAAGGCCGCCGTGGACGCGGCCCGCGCCGCTGGCGCCGCTCACGTGGTGCACGTGGGGGTGAACGCGGCCCCCGACACCACGATCGTGCACTTCGCCTGGCACCAGCTCGTCGAGGCCTACCTCGAACGTTCCGGGCTCGGTCACACGCACCTGCGCCCGTCCGCGTTCATGCAGACCCTGGGGCTCGGCGTCGCGGAGCCGGGCGTGCTGAGGCACTGGGTCGGCGACGGGCGGCCCAGCTGGGTGGACGTCGCCGACATCGCCGCCGTGGCCGCCGCGGTGCTGCGCGATCCGGCTGCGCACGCGGGGCAGGCGTACGAGCTGGCCGCCGAGTCCGCGTCCCTGCACGAGGTCGCCGCCCTGCTGGGCGAGGTGACCGGGCGGCCGTGGCGGTACGAGCCGGCCGAGCCCGAGGAGTTCTACCGGCGCATGACCGCCGCGGGCGGCGACCCCGTCTATCTGGCCTGCGTCCGCAACGTCTTCGAGCGCACCAGGAACGGCACCCTGACCGACCCGCCGGTCACCGGCCACATCGAACAGGTCACCGGACGGCCCGCGACCACCCTGCGGGCGTTCGTCCAGCGGCACCGCGAGCTGTTCGACACCGGGGAGGCGCTGAGCCGGGCCCGATGA
- a CDS encoding DeoR/GlpR family DNA-binding transcription regulator: protein MERVRAIMNTLRTHDSVSVAELAAEHGVSEMTIRRDLDELAQQGVVRRVRGGALSLLLRGEEPPFGVREREAVEVKRRIGEETAALIADGEAVVLDGGTTALEVARALADRRVTVLPLALQPVMLLAAAPRVRLVLPGGEVRKGELNVMGPLTQSSIGALRFDTAVIGCCGLSAEHGLTAHDLPEVAVKQAAIAAARRVVVVCDSGKFARTAFGAVCPIGRLDVVVTDPGIPPEERDALIAAGVTVKEAG, encoded by the coding sequence ATGGAACGTGTGCGAGCCATCATGAACACCTTGCGTACCCACGACAGCGTGTCCGTGGCCGAGCTGGCGGCCGAGCACGGCGTGTCGGAGATGACGATCAGGCGCGACCTGGACGAGCTGGCCCAGCAGGGGGTGGTGCGGCGGGTCAGGGGCGGCGCGCTGTCGCTGCTGCTGCGCGGCGAGGAGCCGCCGTTCGGGGTGCGCGAGCGGGAGGCGGTGGAGGTCAAGCGGCGCATCGGCGAGGAGACGGCCGCGCTGATCGCCGACGGCGAGGCGGTGGTGCTCGACGGCGGCACGACCGCGCTGGAGGTGGCCCGCGCGCTGGCCGACCGCCGGGTGACGGTGCTGCCGCTGGCGCTGCAGCCGGTGATGCTGCTGGCCGCCGCGCCGCGCGTACGCCTGGTGCTGCCCGGCGGCGAGGTGCGCAAGGGCGAGCTGAACGTGATGGGCCCGCTCACCCAGAGCTCGATCGGGGCGCTGCGCTTCGACACGGCGGTGATCGGCTGCTGCGGCCTGTCCGCCGAGCACGGCCTGACCGCGCACGACCTGCCCGAGGTGGCGGTCAAGCAGGCGGCCATCGCCGCCGCCCGCCGCGTGGTCGTGGTGTGCGACTCGGGCAAGTTCGCGCGTACGGCGTTCGGCGCGGTGTGCCCGATCGGGCGGCTGGACGTGGTGGTGACCGACCCCGGCATCCCGCCGGAGGAACGCGACGCGCTGATCGCGGCCGGGGTGACGGTCAAGGAGGCCGGGTGA